The Populus alba chromosome 6, ASM523922v2, whole genome shotgun sequence genomic interval AAATGATACGTAAATAATAGGCCATATTGAAATAAActaaaggaaagagaaaaaccTTATTGAACGAATCTGTCTCTTTGCCAGTGGTCAAATTAATTGCAGGTCCTGTTATCTCAACAGAATAATTGATATTGCTTTCTGTCATTCTCCTGCATCACACTTTTAAAGTGTAAATTGGAATCCGCAACTATGAATCATTTTTTAAGAAGTGTCAAATGAAAGTAAATGAaagtaaatgaaacaaaatgaaatgaaataagtCTTTGACAAAAATATAGCTCAAGTCAAAATGTCAATAAATTGCTTGGCAATAACCAATAGAAATGCATCTAAAACTGAAATGCCAAATAAATCTTAATGGAGGATCAGTTTTGGTTTCAAAAGATTTCCATCCATTCCTagcattttcaagttttttaatcatgttgaagtgcattttattttattttttaaacatggaACACAAATCTCATTCATATTGGACAAATTTTCTGCCTTATGAGCATGATTCATGTGCATGTCAGATAAAAAGTTAAGTTTTACTTCCATTAGCTTACCGAGACATTCCCAGTTCTTCCATGCACTCGATTAATTTGTTGTGCCTAAACAATGGGTGAAAGTTTTGTTAAATCAAAGAATAACTCTTTCTTTTGCAATAACTAAGGCAACATAAGTTCAATTACCCCCTGGAAAGAAACCTTGCTGCCTTAACATTGGATGGATTCTCTAGCCATTTACTGTATTTAATAAAGCTTTGGATCCAATGGGAGCACACGTCTAATACTTGAGGGATAGCTTCAGCATTTGGAGGATccttctgtttatttttgtgtccaTGAGACAGATTTGGGGTGCCAATGTTGCCTGGATAAAAAGGAAGCCAATCCAGCTCCTCGCAGACAACCTATGGAATTGAAAATCATGTTATTCACTATTGAGACAGAATGTTCAACAGTAATGTTAGTATATATGATGCTGACTGACCTCTACATACAACTGATATGAGCTTATTGATGAAAGTTGAGGATAGTACAAAACACTACCCCCAACAAGGTACCTGCAACAAAGCCCATGAAATGATAGATGACCAAGCTAAAGAAGTCTAAACCAAACTTTGTCCAGAAATGTTAAAACAATGGAAAGAAAAGAGCTACCTGATGAAGCCTTCAATAGGATCATCTAGAATATCAAATCCATTTGCTGATAAAAAGGATTGTGTACTTCTTCCTAAGGCAATAAAGAATCCAAATACAGCCAAATCCTTCTCTAAAACCTGCATTCAACAACAGCTCTTTATCCATTCAATCCTTCTCCCACAATACAGTATATGTTTCTGAATAGGGGCATGAGACTGATGGTTGACACTTTACACTTGAGTGTGGTCTAAATTAATAGGGACCACTTGGAAGGATGAAAAGTCCCAGTTAAACTCTAAATTTGCACATAAGCCTTTGGCACTAACCTCAATACTTTCAGATGTTGTTAGTCTTGACCACATTCTCTCCCTATCTATAGCTCGTTGGAGCTGCTTCTGTACAAGATTAATCCAGAAAATCACCTCTTCTGAACCACAATCATTTTGTACTCTACATGCTGCGGCTCGAGGACCAAAATGGACAAGAAATTCTCTGCGTAGACCAATATGCTTTATAGAATGATAAGCTTGGCGTACAGGAATGAAATCAACCAGCATGTCCATCAATCTACCGGTTATATCTGAGATCATGGAAAAGAATTGTGGGCAAGAAATTTTTGTGGGGCCAAGTTTCATGATTGCAGCATTACAAGTCAGTGCCAGTAAAAGAAGTGAAACATCACTTCCATTGCCTGGACTCGAGGACAAGCCTTTTCCAAACCTataagtaaatcaaaataaccttATTATCACATGGATATCAATACTGTAATCGTTACTGGAAACCTCAACATGCAGTAACAGGGAAATAATGACATACACAGCAGTGGCAGCAGTAAAGCGTGGGTCCTCTTCAagataattaagaaaagaagTCACCACTATTGGAACTTGCTTAGACCAAAACCATTCATAAGCTTCTGGTTGTTTGGCAGATAGTTTATCTCTGATCAAGCTCTCCAGGGGAGCAGATTGCCGTAATAAACtgcattgaaaaaacaaggtTAAAACAGATATAAAAGTCTAGGTATGTTGAAACCAAAGAACATAGATCAGTACAGAAATTACACGATCAATGTTGGCTGGAATAACACAGAAATATGAAAAGGACAGGAGGAGCTATAGCATACAGGACCAAACTTGAAAATCCAAAAGTTTGATTGCATGGTTAGCAATGGCATCTATCAGGAAACAATGGGGGCAGATTTTCACCAATGGGTTTAAAGTAAAATCTTATCAAAGTTAGGTGTAAAAGTTGGCCGTGGATGACAAGGTATCCTGTTCCAAGtgattttgaaatatcaatacCAAAAATGACCAATTATTCAAACAGAAAAGAGGTTTCAGGTCCttatttcaagaacaaaagaTGTACAAAGTGTTAAATGTTGGTGAAAGATGTGCAAAAAAGTGTTAATTGTTGTATATATCTTTCACACACATCAAACGCATAAAACAAAGGgtgtaaaaattttaaataaagtaGAGGACTGAAATTAGGTAAAATTCTGGAAGCTTCAATAGGAATCAGCCAAACAAGAAATggcaatttgaaataaatattatccatTACCTCCtttgaacaaaaatatttacatcTCTGTCTCTACCATCACCTCGGGATGAAATCTCATGTGCTGCTTGTAGTAAGGAGCAAACAGAAGCCTGAGAAATACATGGCATCAAATGTTCTAAATTGTTTTCTGGACTAAAACAGTGAAGAACTTAACAGTCAAAAGACTACATATAAGACTCTTATAGCTAATACATGTGCTGATACACATAACTAAATTTTCAGAACATTAAGAGAAACAATGCAACAAATATGTCTGCTAAAAAGTATACTGGAGAAGAAAAGGACAACAATAACTGCATGTAGGAATCCTTTTGGAAGAAATTGGGAAAATGTTTTGAGAATTTAGAACCAAAGTTTCTATGAGGGTGAGGGTAAAATAAGCATGATTTATTGTTTGTTGTAGAgaaagtaaatatatatattaggagCATatgaagaattaaaaataacaactcTGGACATCTTGAAGGAATCTTATCAGTTGAACAAAGGATTCATATCAGATCACTGATCACTGATCACTGATCAATGATACACTAAGAAGTTAGTCCAGGTGTTTATTCGAGGCAATTACCTAGAACAGAGACACAGTCAGATGAATAAGAAAAGTTCAAACAAAATGTCCGCGCAAAAGATCACAGTGAACCCACAGAGAAGCCAATACAGAAAAAGTGGACCCCAATCAACAGTGGACGACTAAGGCATTTCAGAATGCATCATCTCTTGGCCTCAAAATGGACTCCAAAGACCTTAACAGGAACTCActtcaccaaaatgaacaaTCTAATGAAGAGCACATGTCActcacatttatttttatttaatgccaTCAAAATGGCAGTTGGCAGGGGCACTACAGTAATTCCATAGGTTTATAATAAAGCTGAACAGATATGAGAACCTCAGCCTTTACatgtaattataaaagaaatcagATGGTAATTGACATAGTTGTAACAAAGGTTGCAGTGGTTGAGGCCTCAGCAGAAGCAATAATTTTAACTATTCATGTACCCATTGCAATGCTTCCATGGACAAATTATGGTTTTGATGATAGATGACGAGGGCTATGGCAGCATTATAGCAAGAGAGTCAATAAAAGAGACAATTCCAGCATCAACATTATGAATGGTGACAATGCAATTTGTGGAGGTGGCAGAAATACTGGTCGAGATAATGACATCATGTTTGAGGAACTAAGAGTGGTTGAGTGGAAGTGGCACAATAGTATTGACCTCAATGATAAAGTATCACAATTGTTCTTCTTGTTAAAGTGATGTAGCCAgaccaagaagaaaaaaatgtatcTTTACTGGAATGTTCTCAAGAACAGAGCCTAGCAACATCATAGGATTAGCATTAGTCAACGATGAGGTATTTATGTTCAATAACATTGAATGGCCAACTCCTCGCATCCATAATATTATGAACCAGACGTGCATATCTTAGAGTAGAACAGGAAAGTAAAAGGGGGTATGGATGATGCATGTTATCCAATAACTTTCCCAGAGATGAAAATAAACCTGATAGCATAGCGTTTTCACCCATGCGTTCCTATCTATACCAAGCCAGGCCGTGGAAAGCCAAGAAAACTTTGATAGCAAACCCTGTTCTTTAATTGCCACCTCAAAAACCCTTGCTGCATCGTGTAAAGATTGAACAAGTTTATCACCAGAATCTTCACCTTGTAGCGACTGGTTGAGTTTAACTCTCATATCCTCCACATTGCTGTTGGCACTTGCAGGAGTCCCATTGACAGTAACACCATCATCACCGGATGCTAGGGGAAAAAGTTGCCCCGTCCTTCTTGTCTTCATATGTGTCAGATTAAGTTTCTTATATCCAATTGATTGATAATCAAGACTATGATTTCCATTCCTCCACAACGTATGCTTCATGGGGTATCTTTTCCTTGAATTGCCCCAATTGATCAGAAGATAATCCAAGTGAGCTACTCTTTTGCAGGAAATACTAGAAACAATTGAATTTCGTGAAAGGCATGGATTTGAAGAACTGCAATGGAAACCTCAACAATAAGCTCTAACCACATTAATGTTAAAACAATAGCACACCAGACATTAGCACTTCTACAAGTTCTTTTTTCATGTATAAAGACGAAATCATAAAATCCAAGCATTTATCTTTTACATGAACAAACTAATTAACATGCCCAACAGCAAACACAACTAAAATTTCAACGCAACACGAACCATAATAGTTGCGCGAAACTTTAATCGAACCAATGAAGCAGTTTACTGCACATTTACAGTCGttcagagcaaaaaaaaaatgaagttattataaacaatataattaacgGAATTCAATCACAAGTGGAACTGAAATTCtagttttgaaaattgattttctcttattttattaGCATCCAAACAAGCAGAGATTCCAAAAACCCTAGCTACTCTAAAATTACAGAGTTAAGACTGATAGCTCTAAAAAGGAAACTTGCgatgaaacaaacaaacaaaaaagttaaaaatgaaattaagaatTGAGCACCTTGAATTTAAGAAGCTACTATGCTGCAATTTAACTTCCATGTAAATGTAATAGTTAGAAAGTCAGCGGGAAAATGTTTGCGTTTGGCACGCAGGAAAATTTGAGCGCAAACGGATAGAAGGTCTGTAATGAGGAAGAGAGGAGAAAGTTTTGGTGACGTGGCAGTAAGGTTTTTGCTTCTGGGTGACGTGGAGAAACGTCCGTTCACAAAAAAGAATGATGGCTCGGTCTTCCTGCAATCTACAAGAAAAAGAATGCATGTGGGTGTGACCATCCCATCCCGTGTATAGTAAATAAGGTGTCTGTGAATGGCAAGAGGATTCCAAGTGATTGGATCCCCGGTAGTGATCTAGCGTTTGCCACGTGGTATTAACATAGCCCTATAAatacttcttttttatatatatatttcttgtaGATCGTACTTCAGTTTTAGAACTAGACTAGATAcgggtagattttttttttaatgaaaaacgctcatgttattatttttaaaaaaataaaaaaatatatgattccTATTATTAACCTAACTGAAttcaataaatttgataatataatttaaaaaaaacatagtaaataatgtgaacaaagaaaatcaataattaattataaaaaataatatgtgtaGTATTAAActtggaatgaaaaaaaaaaaaactagttggaAATTTATTATTGCTTTATGGTAGATAATGTTTAGCCATCAAAAAGAGCTTATCAAGACGGTTCAGAAGTTATTGTGAAAGGTTCTATGATGACACCAAAAAAGGCCCTATGAGCTATCAAAATAACAACCcataaaacaaactaaataaaatatcgtAAAATAAGCATTTCatgcttttatttaattaattaatttaatataaatgaaaaaaatctaaaaaaaactaaatctagcatagaatgataaataaaaagatactaGAAAACTCGAGTCATTATCAAAATTAGTGAATAAttctatagaaagaaaattaaaaaaaaataatggagttcaatctccaattaaataaatgataaatgataaatgataaaactaaaaaaacataagtgaAGAAAAAGGTGGGGAATGCAAGCCCAGGTGAGTTTTCTAATGTATGATTTAGTTTTCTAAACTCATAACTCGTGACATTTTAGACTCGAActcaatttaaaagtttaattttcaataaattcaatgttgaggtatgaaatcaaaaaatatataaatatcaaattttaaaaattgccaaggcaaaagaaaaaattacaattaaaataataaggatcaaattggtaaaaaaataacttgagaaTGAAGAAATAGTAAAAcaatataaacttttaaaaatcatagcaaataaataaaatctattaaaataacaGGGACcagatttgaaagataaaaaaaaaaaagaggggggatgaaataggaaaaaaatcaatttcataaatcatcttaaataaaacaaatagtaatcaaaacaaCAATGATCAATTgtaaagaaatagaaaattaaagggttgtttttaaattttacaggATGAACGCTAAAATCAAGGatgagaaagcaaaaaaaaagagtctCAAGCTCCAAACAGGATGTCCATTTAGAAAACGTGTCATGCCAAGATGGAGGGAAGCCAAGACAAATCAAACGCTGCCATGAAAGTCATTGTATGACCACCATATGGCGTCTCATGCTCCTCCCAAAAAGCATAAAGACAATCCAATTGCACCGaccaattttttaataatatttatattaacgAATAGCCCCTCAACAaacctaattattattatcatataaaaagatataaaggcCTCTGAActcaagttataaaaaaattgcctTTAATGTCAAATGAGTTAtttcactatttaaaaaaaaataagataaagcTCTTAAAGTCAGCtttaaaaagttttgtttttaaaagctttaagtaattttattatgttgagaaattatataaagatttttttttcccatccaaatcattaatgattttttatccattaaaaaaagaccATTCTACCCCCTTGCAAGGCTTAATGATTTTGAAGTGAAAGGTAAAATCTACACTTTATTATTGTAATCCATAGTACATTGCCTCATAGACCATAATGCACACACTAAGcacttccatattttttttaacgggAGGCATGTGCTTTACCGCAtgtttactttaattttttaaacacaaataaaatattaaaacaacacaaacatttctttaaaaggaaaaacaaaattgagattCAAGTCATTGTTTCAATCAGATTTAAGAAGCTCAATTAATTTATATGGCATGAATAAACAAAGCAAcgacaataaataaattgagaaaaaattgataaaataaatttcaagtagcactattatttaaaaaaaaaataaaacaataaatatatgagacCCAAGTCATTGATTTGACTATGTTCAATaagatcaattaatttaataatatgattaaaaaaatatctatagtAAATAAAGTTACAAAAATTTGGTAattattaactataaaaaatgagttatcAATATAATATccgggagaagaagaaagaaaagctcGTTAGAGACTCATCATTGCTCCATCGAGCACATTGCCTTaccaccattaaaaaaaaaaaaaccaacatatcATGAAGTAAGCATTTCatgtatatatttaatcaattaatttagtttaataaaaaaaaatctctaaaaaatctaaatttaacaaagaatgaTGTATAAAAAAACTCTAGATAACCTAGGttgttttcaaaaacaataaaagtttctataaaaaatcaaataataaatgtcaaatgatgaaactgaaaaaacataaacttaaaaaaaaacaaatccaaaaaaaatctcttaaacctAAGTTAATCTTTTAAACATGCAATCCATTaagcttaatttttaaccaatttaatacttaaggatgaaataaagaaaaaaaatatcaatcaaaaaaaatgtcaaagtaaaaaatatagcaattaaTAGAATGAGGATCAagtctaatagaaaaaaaaaactaaaaaaatgataaaatcataaaaaaaattctaaaaaccataaaaaataaaataaatagcaatcaaaagaatggagACCAAATATaacagaaaaaatttaaaaaaatggtgaaattttacaaaaaaaaatcaaattatataaatcattttaaataaataaatagtaaccAGAAGAATAAAGACTAGctcttaaagaaaaacaaattgaagggcaagcatagaaataataaatgagggggtgaaaagaaggaaaaaaagaaaaggctaccAATGCTAAACCTAAGGTTGGTTGGTCACACACACTACCTAGATATATAGGGGCCGCTGATATAATTTTAACGCCATCTTGAAAGCCACCATTTGACCTCCATAAATCACTACACGCGCCACTCAAACAACATGAGAGAAATacaataaacaaattatttataagtcaacttgattataataataataataaaaaaccattttagcCCCTTACTAGACTCAGCATTTCCTCACCCTTTACACTCGTGTTTGCCTATGACTAACTGTCTCTCGCACCTAGAAGGTTTTCCTCACTCTCATAAGTTGTAAATAGATGGAATCACACAAGTACAGAGATAACAAATcaacatatatagaaaaaaaattcccaaattttattaatctcaacaatacacacacatacacacataaTTATATATGCATGTGCTAATCAGTCACATTATATTAAGAGAATACTTGATAAGTTTAAGTATCTCAATATAAAGTAGGCTAATACCCCATTTAACTCTAACATCAAGTTAAATGATTGGTAGCACAACTAGAATATGATAGTGTCATTGGAAGTTAAatgattaaacaaataaatagtaACCAGAAGAATAAAGACCAGctcttaaagaaaaacaaattgaaaggcAAGCATGGAAATAAATGAGGGGggtgaaaagaaggaaaaaaaaaaagaatgctaATGCTAAACCTAAGGTCAGTTGGCCACACGCACTACCTAGACATGTAAGGGCCGCTGATATAATTTTAACGCCGTCTTGAAAGCCAACATTTGACCTCCACAAACTACTATACACACCACTCAAATAGCATGAGAGAAGTATAATGaacaaattatttataagtCAACTTGATTATAATAAATCATTTTAGCCCCCTACTAGACTCAACATTTCCTCACCCTTTACACTTATGTTTGCCTATGACTAAGTGTCTCCCACACCTAGAAGGTTTTTCTCACTCTCACAAGTTGTAAGTAGATGGAATCACACAAGTACATAGATAacaaatcaacatatatatatatatatatatatatatatatatatatatatatatatatatgcatgtgcTAATCAGCTAcattatattaagaaaatactTGATAAGTTTAAATATCTCAATATAAAGTAGACTAATATCTCATTTGACTCTAGCATGAAGTTAAATGATTGGAAGCACAACTAGAATATGATAGTGTCATTGGAAGTTAAATGATTATTGTGATAAAATGGTAGCACAACTAGAATATGTTAGTGCTTTTGGAATTCTTATGTATGTTATGCATTATATAAGATCATATATAACTTTTGTTATATGCAAGTTATCAAGATATACAAGCAAGCCGAATACGGATCATTAGAGAGCTATTGCAAGAGTTTttggttatataaaaaaaatgattaatttgggcttattttatTCTGATGTTTGAGCTGTGATGGAAGGATACTGTGATGCAAGTTAGATAATTAGTTCAAGTGATAATAAATCCACATCAAGATGGATTTTCTCACTTTGAGGAGGTGCAATATCTTAGGCGTCTAAAAAACAAACGTGCATCTCTTATTCtatcataaaatcaaaatttattgttaTGGTTGTTGTAGGTAAAGAAGCagaataactaaaaaattatattgttggaTATTAAGTTGTCCATGACCTATATAAGTTATTTCATTATATTACGATAGTGAATAAACTATATCTCAAGCTTACAGTAAAATTTACAATGATAAGTTAAGATATATAAGCATTCGACACGGATATATTCGAGAGTTAATTACGAATGAGGTAATCATCATTGTTTATATGAAGTATATGACTAATATAACAGATTCACTCACAAAAGAACTATCTAGAGACAtggtaaaaaaacaactaatgaaatgaaattgaaactcGTTATCAAAGATACCAATAATAGGAACCCAAATTTGAATCAATAAGAAGCTTATCTCAAAGTTTAAAGGGTAGTAACAAGTTACTGTTTAGTATATGTTGGacattgataattaattttggattatattttgataatattcAATGTGTTCTATTATGTAAAGGAGAATAAGTGTGGgcttttaatgaaatttaaaacttcATGTTTAATGTAATAGATACATGTACAATTCTACCTATATGAATATAGAAATGGTGTTGCTTATAACAAGAGTTAGGGTTTTCTCTTGTAAATGTTcatgaaaatgagattttagAATATAGCCATAATAGTGCTAAATAGTTCTAAACCTCTTTAAGAGTTTGGATAGTATTATGTGTGTGGTATCTTTGATTTTACAATAACATTTTTGATTTAATCTATGAACACTAGTAACTTTAGTATGATTCAAATTCTAACACTAATTAAAGGTTTAAAATGCAAAATACCTTCTTATAagcataattttataaaagtaaaaagacATTCGTTATAAACTAGTGGGGGATTGATGATATAAtttgtaaatgaataaaaaagtaaaagatgtttatcccacattgaaaagatacatTCCTTTTTAAATGTTTGTAAGTGTGGGTTTCTATTGTATAGTAAATTAAGTGAAAGTCATGATAGATGGGCTCTCCTAGTGGGCTTTCTAATGCtattatatagatatttataatatcaaaatgtGACACTTGATACTTGAATACTTCAAACTTAATATGCGAGTGAGATTAATtcgattttgaattgatttcttaaattttcataattaattttgatattttttattgttgggataaaattgaattgcaactattcaatttaatttaaatatgatgatttaattaaaagtttttttttttcagtttcatcctcaaattttttttttttttccaattcttATGGGATTTTCCATTCGTTTTGAAAAAGTCATGTGTTACttagagaaattttttttttagcgttgttaaaaactaattttttttttagtatttttgtttttgaattaaatacaagcatcaaatattttttgtcatttgttCTAATTACTTTTGCGACCCAAGCCAACCTATACCTCAAGTCTTTTGGGTTACAAGTCAACCTGTTGGGTCGAGCATTTTGAGCATCAAATgatgtattttgattttaattttttcaatttttttttttgaatacaGTCCTCActcaattgatttttatttttgttttggattttttgtaattaacccttcatttcaatatttgattgtatTTTAGGCTtcggttttaaatttttatttttagcatccttattaaattttaatttgtttttaattttattattggatccataatcttagttttttttttaatttcatcacc includes:
- the LOC118030848 gene encoding uncharacterized protein, with the translated sequence MEVKLQHSSFLNSSSSNPCLSRNSIVSSISCKRVAHLDYLLINWGNSRKRYPMKHTLWRNGNHSLDYQSIGYKKLNLTHMKTRRTGQLFPLASGDDGVTVNGTPASANSNVEDMRVKLNQSLQGEDSGDKLVQSLHDAARVFEVAIKEQGLLSKFSWLSTAWLGIDRNAWVKTLCYQASVCSLLQAAHEISSRGDGRDRDVNIFVQRSLLRQSAPLESLIRDKLSAKQPEAYEWFWSKQVPIVVTSFLNYLEEDPRFTAATAVFGKGLSSSPGNGSDVSLLLLALTCNAAIMKLGPTKISCPQFFSMISDITGRLMDMLVDFIPVRQAYHSIKHIGLRREFLVHFGPRAAACRVQNDCGSEEVIFWINLVQKQLQRAIDRERMWSRLTTSESIEVLEKDLAVFGFFIALGRSTQSFLSANGFDILDDPIEGFIRYLVGGSVLYYPQLSSISSYQLYVEVVCEELDWLPFYPGNIGTPNLSHGHKNKQKDPPNAEAIPQVLDVCSHWIQSFIKYSKWLENPSNVKAARFLSRGHNKLIECMEELGMSRRMTESNINYSVEITGPAINLTTGKETDSFNKALESVEGALVRLEKLLKELHVSSSNSGKEHLKAACSDLEKIRKLKKEAEFLEASFRAKAASLQQGEDESSLQTSISEQQQYFKGKGRKNANVRLDRSKSKFQGAWNLLARSPTKKPGPDAAVVDASGDANFGQTTTSTGMGESESNEIHRFELLRNELMELEKRVRRSTDQYENEEDIKVTDDDEAASSQLIQVEMSENIIEKSLVKLKETSTDVLQGTQLLGIDVAAAMGFLKRVLIGDELTEKEKKVLLRTLTDLASVVPIGVLMLLPVTAVGHAAMLAAIQRYVPALIPSTYGAERLDLLRQLEKVKEMETSELDAKENGEILS